The nucleotide sequence GCGGCTTTTATCCCTGTCCCATCTAGGTCAAACAATAAACGCCCAGTGCTACTATCATAAAAAAATTGACTGCCGTTAATAGTCGCGGTTGTTCCTAGAACCCATTGCGTCGCGCTAATGGGTACACCAGCTATCAAACTGCCCCCAAAACCAGCCGCAGAAACCACAATTTTATCACCCTGACTAACAGTAAAATCGCTAAGGGTATCGATGCCCTCACTAGCACTATTAAATATAAATTGGTCTGCACCCGTGCCACCCGTCAGCTTATCATTGCCGAGGCCACCTATTAAAAGATCATCCCCTTCGCCACCCGTCAGCGTATCCTTTCCCGCGCCTCCATTGAGACTGTCATTACCTAACCCACCCAATAGAAGATCATTTCCCGTGCTGCCCGTAAGAGTATCATTAAAACTAGAACCGATAACCCCTTCAATGGCCCAAAGGCTATCAGTACCGTCTCCCCCTGTAGCGGTTCCCGTACTCAGGTTAACATTCACCGCCGCCGTCGCGTCCACATAACTAGCTATGTCAGTTCCCGCGCCACCATCTAAGCTGTCATCCCCCAAGCCGCCGTTTAGAGTATCGTTACCCATGCTACCCGTGAGGCTATCATTAAAACTAGAACCGATGACCCCTTCAATGGCCCAAAGGCTATCAGTACCGTCTCCCCCTGTAGCAGTTCCCGTACTCAGATTAACATTCACCGCCGCCGCCACATAAGCATAACTCACCGTATCAGTACCGACTCCACCATCAAGAGTATCATTGCCCGCCCCACCGATGAGGGTGTCGTTACCCGCCTCACCTTGAAGAAGGTTATTAGGAGGAACTAAAGCCCAGTTATAGCTGGCATCCAAGATATCGTTACCCGCGCCGCCTATCAGAGTGTTATCCAACAGTCCGTCATTATAAATAGTGTCATTAAATTTAGAACCGATAACAGCCTGAATATTGTAGAGAAAATCATCTCCTGCACCTCCGGAAACCCAACCGAAACTTAAGTCAACATATACCCCTGCCGTTGCATCCGAGTAGTCAGCCGTATTATGCCCTCTCTCCCCATCGAGATAGTCATTTCCCAAGCCGCCTCTTAGAGTGTCATTACCTGCACCCCCATTTAAGGTATTATCGCCATTCCCACCATAAAGGCTATCATCAAACTTAGAACCGATCACTGCCTCAATACTGGAGAGACTATCATTACCTGCCCCCCCTGTAGCCAAACCAGTTTTTAAATTAACAGCTACTACATCCGTTGCATCAGAGTAGTCAACCGTATCATTGCCCGCGCCGCCATTGAGGGTATCATCACCCACGCCACCCTTGAGAATGTCATCTCCGGCATTCCCAAGCAGCACATCATTACCGATACCGCCTATAAGAGTGTCATTTCCATAACGACCATCGAGAGAGTCGTCGCCGGACCCTCCATCGATACTATCATCATCCGAGGGTGGCGGATTCCAGATTCCCCCCTTGGGGACATAGCTAGAACTACTGCCTAGGATGGTGTCATTATCTGCACTGCCTAGGATGATGTCATCGTAGTGTGAACCGATCACTTTCTCGACATTTGTAACAGTAACGGCCATGTTGAGGGTTATATAAGCACCTTGAGAATAATCAACAATATCAAAACCTGTCCCCCCATCGAGGATGTCGTTGCCGGATGCAGTGATCAGGGTGTCGTCGCCGGCACCGCCAATTAAGGTAGCAATTCCCCGCCCTCCAAAGCTTTCGCCCACCATCAGCCGGTCATTGCCATCCCCGCCATCGAGATAGTTATTACCATAACCGGGGCGAGGTGGCCGGTTGATTGCCCCCGCATTGGCTATCAGGGTATCATCTCCAGAACCTCCCCTCAAAGTATTGCTATTTAAAACTTGGTCGGCTGTTAGTAGGTCGTTTCCCTCACCACCATCGAGGTCATTATTACCGTAAGTGCAATCAGCAATGAGGGTGTCATTTCCTACCCCACCCTGTAGCTGGTTATTCGATGAATTGTAATAGCCCAAATCTAAACGGTCATCCCCTGCACCCCCTACCAAGGTGTTGTTATTCACCGATAAGTCAGCGTAAAGGCTATCATTAAAGGCTGAACCGATAACGATTTGAATGTTCGAGAGCGTGTCATGGCCTGCCCCACCTGCGGCTGAACCTGCATCTAAATCCACTGTCACCGCCGCCGCCGCATCAGAATAGTCTGCGCTGTTAATGCCTGCCCCCCCTTCTAAGAAGTCATTACCCCCTCCGCCATTGAGGGTGTCGTTGCCGCTATCCCCATCTATAGAGTCATCTCCGGCAAGACCATAGAGGAAGTCAGGGTCTCCAGTGCCGATAAGGATGTCATTGAAAGGGGTTCCCATAATAGTGGACATAAGCGGTTCTCCTCTTGCTTAGGGCATGATGTTTATTAGCCTTTTCGGGAGGGAAGCAGAAATAGCTATGGCGAGTTTAGTCTCATTTGCTGAGAAAAAATCTCCTTTTTCCCTCCTGAGACAGGCTTTTTAGTTCAGCAAAACCAGGTTAGCAAACAAAGGTAAGGATATCGGGAGGATAGAAAAAACTTTACTGAAAGCCCACCTATTTATGTAAAATTTATTTTATCCATAAAATCAAAAACCCATAAAACAATAACAGTTATTTTTGTTATATATAGTATTTATTAACTCTAGAAAAAAGGGTAACAATTCGATAAAATATAAAGGTGACTTCTAAATTCAAATTTTAAAAACCATGCCGGATATTGTTGATATTGCTGTTAGTAATGAAAATTTCCAAACCCTAGTAGCCGCCGTCAGTGCCGCTAACTTAGTTGATACTTTAAAAAGTCCAGGGCCTTTTACGGTTTTTGCTCCTACTGATGCGGCTTTTGCTAAACTCCCCCCAGGAACCATTACCACTCTTTTACAAAATATCCCTCAGTTAACCCGCATTCTTTGTTATCATGTTGTGCCCGGAAAACTCTTTAAAGCCGATTTAGAAAAAGTTTCGGAAGTGACTTCTGTTGAAGGTTCACTCATTTCTGTAGATTGTTCTAATGGTGATTTTGAAGTCAAAAATGCTTCAGTGGTTCTCGCAGATATTGAAGCCGATAATGGCGTTATTCATGTCATCGATAATGTCATCTTAATGGGTAAAAAGTAGAGAAAACCCCCTACTGTTGCCCGAATATGAATAAAGGGCAGGCACATCCCGCACTGCCCCTACAAATGCTTAACGATAATCTGGGTTTTGAACATCCCTTAAACGGGCTTCAGGGCGCTTAAAGCGGTCCATTTGTGCCTCAAAAAACTGGCGATTTTTCATTAAATGTTTAGGGTTTGTATCATCTAAGGGATACAGCAAAGCCTGCCGTAAAGCCTGAATAACTGCCGAAGTTACATTATACATCGAGCGTTGGAAAGTAATCCCTAATTGAATTAACACATCATCCTCACCCCGGCAGTGTTTAGCATAATATTCCTTCAAATAATCAGGCAGGAAATGATACATATCATCCATTAATAATGTAGGAGGAATACCAGCCGTTCCTACTGGGAAAACATCGGCGTATAAAATGCCATAATGAAAGTCTTTTTGATCTTCCGGCACTTGTTTAGCTTGGGCATTATAAGACTTCGTACCTCGGAAAGGTGCAGTGCGATAAAAGACTGCTTCTACATAGGGCAACGCCGCCTCATATAACCAAGTAAAGCCTTTAGATTTGGGGATAATCTCATAACATTCATCCCCAATATAAACATGATGATAAATCGGCCGTCCAGCAATCGCGAAAATTCCATTAACAATGAAATTCATCGCATCCGGAACCCCTTTAAAACCCCCTTCATCATAAATATCTGACATCTCAAAAAACACAGGGGCCATCACTTCCCAGAATAGACCCAGGTTAGAATAATAAGATAATTGTCTGACCTGTTCTAAAAACATATCCGGGAAGAGTTTATATAATCCCAACATCAAAGGATTGTTTTTAAAATAGGCTTTAATAGCCCGGTCTGCATTAGCTTTATATTCATCGCTGTCGAGATAAGCATCAAATTTTCCCCATCCCATATCTCGACCATGCCAAAGCATCGCCCGCATACAAGCTTCAGCAAATTCCATGTTAATTCTATCATGCCAAAGATGATGGAATAATTTGGGCGCTTTGAAGGTTTTACCCTTTTCCATGAATTCTAATAATTCAGGATGGGCAGTGGCTACTCCTCGCCAGATTCTTAAGTCTGCATCATCCCCGGCATAATGATTATGTAAGTCTAAATATTCTTGAGGAAGAAAATATTTAAAAAAGGGCAGGGGTTCTAAAAAGACTCGTTCAGCTATATATAATAAGTCCCGCCAGTAAAAATCCATCGGCACGGCGTAAGCTTTGTATATGCCGATAATTTGCATTAAATTTTCTGGGGTATCAGGTAGCATTGAACCGCCGGCTTCTAAACGATGAATGATATCGGCGAATTCGTGGTTTGATGGGGGAATGATGGGAGTGGTTGTGTTAGTCAGCTTGATAGGTGTTTCTACCATTTTTTTTTCGGGGGATAGTGAGGGTTTTGATGATTTTGTTCGCAGATAAATAGGAGTGAGTTGTTGTTATTTTATGGCGATTTGTTCTATTTTGGGAGAGGTAATATTACTCCTCGCTAATAGGTCTGTAGTGGGTTCTATCCAACGCACTAACCAGTTAGGTTGAATGCCTAAGAAGAGGATGATAGCGGTTAGCACTAAAGCCGGGATGGTTTCTGTGGGTAAAGCTTTGGGGTAGTAAGCGTGTTTGTTATCCAATTTTCCGAAACAAGTGCGGTTCAGTAGGATGACAAAATAAACGGCGGTTAAACCCGAGGCAATGATACAAAGTAGCGTAGGAATGGGAAAGGAGGAAAAACTGCCTTGAAAAACCATGAATTCAGCCGCAAACCCGACTAACCCCGGAATTCCTGCACTTGCCATGCCGGCGGTAATTAATAAGGCGCTGGTGAGGGGTAAGCCTCGGATAGGGTTCATTAACCCGTTGAGAATATCTAAATCTCTGGTGCCGACTTTACGTTCTACAATACCGACGAGATGGAAGAGAAGGGCGAGAATTAACCCGTGAGAAATCATTTGGGCGACGCTTCCGAGGATGCTTAAATCTGTTCCCGCCGCCGCCGCAACGAGGATATAGCCCATGTGCCCGATAGAACTATAAGCAACCATTCGTTTAATATCTTTTTGGGCAATTGCACTCAATGCCCCATAAATCACGCTAATGGTTCCGATGATGGCTAAACCTGGGCTAATGATGGCCCAAGTTTCTGGGAATAGTTGCAAACCAAAGCGAATTAATCCATAAGTTCCTAATTTCGCCAGAATTCCTCCGAGTAAGATCGCTGTAGCGGGAGAGGCTTCTGTATAAGCGTCGGGTAACCAAGTATGGAGAGGTACCAGGGGGATTTTAATGCCAAAACCGACAAGAATCAGGGTTAAGAGGATTAATTGCGTATTTAAACCAAAATTTTCTGGATGAACGGCAACATAATCAAAGCTGGTTCCGCCACTTAAAAAAGTGATCCCTAAAAAGGCGGCTAAAACTAATAGCCCTGAAATAGCTGTGTAGAGGAGGAATTTAATCGAAGCGTAGCCGCGTTTTTCCCCTCCCCAGATGGCAATCATGAGGTAAAAGGGAATCAATTCTAATTCATAAAAAATTATAAACAGCAGGAGATTTTGGGCCATTAACGCGCCACTAATGCCCGCATTAATGATGAGAATGAGCGCGTAATATAAGCGGGAACGTTCTAGCTTTTCTCCGATGCTGTAAATGGCAATTCCGGTTAAGAGTGTATTTAAAACGATTAGGGGCAGAGATATCCCATCAATTCCTAAACTGTAACTTAAACCAATTTTAGGCAGCCAAGGTAAGTATTCTTGAAATTGTAATCCCGTTACACTCAGATCGAATTGAGTTAATAACCAGATTGACCAACCGAAAATTATTAGGGCGAAAATTGAGGTGATTTGACGAAGTTTTGCGCCCTCTAAGTTACCTGGGATAAATCCAACTATTGCCGCCCCGACAAGCGGTAACCAAAGTAATGTACTTAGCATCTGTTTAGCTTAAATTTGGGATAAAGAAAGGATTTTTGTTAAACTTATGACTAGAGGCGCAAGACAGAACGCCTTTAGGGAAAAAATTGAATTAACTGACAAGCGTTATTTCTCTGGTACTGAGACTGTAATAAGCCCCAACTATTTTTAATTTTCCTTCCTGAATTAATTTGGATAATACAGGAGATTTTTCTAGAGTTTTGACTTGATATCTGACATTAGCTTCCACCGCTTGTCTGACGGCTTGTTTGTTATCTTGTTGACCTTTATAAGTGGCGACTGCTGGTTCAATTGCTTCTATAATACTGCTAATACTCCCGGGCACTTCAGCGCCTTTTAAAGTAGAAACAACTGCCCCACAAGCTTCATGGCCAATGACCAGTAAGACTTTTGCTCCTAAAACTAAAGTGCCAAATTCAAGACTGCCGATTTCTTCATCAGTAGCAATATTTCCGGCATCTCTGACCACAAATATATCGCCAAATCCTTGATCAAAAATGATCTCAACCGGCACTCTTGAATCAGCACAACTGAGAACAGCCGCAAAAGGTTTTTGTCCTAGAGCAACTTGTTGTAAACGAGTTAAATTTTGATTAGGATATTTGCTTTTACCAGCGACAAAACGTTTATTGCCTGCCATTAATTGAGCTAAGGCTTGCTCGGAATTTACTTCACTTTGAGCAACAACTGGTTCCGGAGAATTTAAATTTGAGCCAAGGGCAGCCGCTAAAAGTCCAGTACCGAGAAAACCTCCTCCATATTTAATGGCATTACGACGAGATAAATTCATTAAAGGTTTATTATTGTCCATTTCCACACCGCGATTTTTAACCAATTAGAGTTGAGCAATTCTTAATGAAGGAAAGAAATTAAAGGATAACATAGAGCAATCCCTAATAAGGCAATCCCGAGTACGATTGTCAAGACATAAGATTGTGTTTGTCCTGAAACATTATACTTTAAACCTTGTCCACTAAAAACCGTTGCTAACCCAACTAAATTAACCACTCCATCCACAATAAATCGGTCAAACCAAGCGATTAGTTGAGAAACCAACCCCACCACAAAAACAATAGTGACTTTGTAAATTTGGGCGGTATATAAATCGTAAGCAAAGAAATCTTGTAAGGCTTTGGGTTGTAGTTGAATCGGTTTAGTAATGCCATCATTGAGATATATAAATGCGGCTAACCCACCACCAACAACCGTTGAAATAATTAGCTCACTGACCACTGTTAGGTCTAAAGTTTCCCAAGCCGGTAACAGATTCCATTGACTTAATAATATAGGAACATGGAGCGCAAATCCCATCATAATTGTCATGGGTAATACTACAGCCCATAACCCCTCGGGAGAACGAACAGTCATGGGTTTGGGTTTGCCCCCAAAAATTAAGGTAAATTCTCGGGTGACACTGAAAGTGGTTAGTCCATTGACAACCAATAACACTCCGAAAAGAAAAGGATAACTCGGCGCAAGATTACTGGCCATTTCAATTAAGGACCAAAACCCACCCAAGGGAGGAAAAGCCACTAAAGAAGCCGCCCCCACTAGATAACAAATGCCAGAAATAGGACGACGCGACCACAAACCGCCATATTGAGTTAAGTCTTGGCTAATATTGTTTAAAACTATGCCGCCAATACTCATAATCAACACTGACATGGCGATCGCATAAGTTAACAACAAGTTTAAAGCCACTTGAGTTTGTCCTGTTCCTACCGCGATAAAAATTAATCCCATGTAGGCGCTGACGGTATAGGATAAAGACCGTTTAATATCAATCTGGGCAATAGCAATTAATCCGGCTAAAATAGCTGTGAGAGATCCTATGGTGGTCATTACCCCTAGAGTAGTAGGCGATAAGGCCAACACCGGTTGGAGTTTAATTAATACCCATGCGCCAGTAGACACGATGATCGTATTCCGTAAAATCGTAGCCGGCATTGGGCCTTCCATCGCCTCATCTAACCACAAATGTAGCGGCATTTGCGCGCATTTACCCAACGGACCCGCGATCAAGGCTAAACATAACAAATTAGCTACCGTCGGGTCGAGATGTGCTGTTTTTGCCCAGGCGGCTAACTCGGTATAATTCCAAGTGCCGGCTAAGGGTAATAAGGCCACTACCCCCATCAATAAAACTAAGTCTCCAACCCGTTTGGTGAGAAACGCATCTCTAGCACCCGTTACCACTAAAGATTGATTAAACCAATAACCAATCAATAGATAAGTACCTAGAGTGAGAATTTCTAACACCACATAGCTGAAGAACAGGGAGTTACATAAAACTAGAGAACACATCCCTGCTTCAAACAAGGCCATTAACGAGAAAAATCTCGCCCAACCCCAGTCCATTTCTAG is from Gloeothece verrucosa PCC 7822 and encodes:
- a CDS encoding NADH-quinone oxidoreductase subunit M: MLSTLLWLPLVGAAIVGFIPGNLEGAKLRQITSIFALIIFGWSIWLLTQFDLSVTGLQFQEYLPWLPKIGLSYSLGIDGISLPLIVLNTLLTGIAIYSIGEKLERSRLYYALILIINAGISGALMAQNLLLFIIFYELELIPFYLMIAIWGGEKRGYASIKFLLYTAISGLLVLAAFLGITFLSGGTSFDYVAVHPENFGLNTQLILLTLILVGFGIKIPLVPLHTWLPDAYTEASPATAILLGGILAKLGTYGLIRFGLQLFPETWAIISPGLAIIGTISVIYGALSAIAQKDIKRMVAYSSIGHMGYILVAAAAGTDLSILGSVAQMISHGLILALLFHLVGIVERKVGTRDLDILNGLMNPIRGLPLTSALLITAGMASAGIPGLVGFAAEFMVFQGSFSSFPIPTLLCIIASGLTAVYFVILLNRTCFGKLDNKHAYYPKALPTETIPALVLTAIILFLGIQPNWLVRWIEPTTDLLARSNITSPKIEQIAIK
- a CDS encoding CO2 hydration protein yields the protein MVETPIKLTNTTTPIIPPSNHEFADIIHRLEAGGSMLPDTPENLMQIIGIYKAYAVPMDFYWRDLLYIAERVFLEPLPFFKYFLPQEYLDLHNHYAGDDADLRIWRGVATAHPELLEFMEKGKTFKAPKLFHHLWHDRINMEFAEACMRAMLWHGRDMGWGKFDAYLDSDEYKANADRAIKAYFKNNPLMLGLYKLFPDMFLEQVRQLSYYSNLGLFWEVMAPVFFEMSDIYDEGGFKGVPDAMNFIVNGIFAIAGRPIYHHVYIGDECYEIIPKSKGFTWLYEAALPYVEAVFYRTAPFRGTKSYNAQAKQVPEDQKDFHYGILYADVFPVGTAGIPPTLLMDDMYHFLPDYLKEYYAKHCRGEDDVLIQLGITFQRSMYNVTSAVIQALRQALLYPLDDTNPKHLMKNRQFFEAQMDRFKRPEARLRDVQNPDYR
- a CDS encoding calcium-binding protein, with protein sequence MSTIMGTPFNDILIGTGDPDFLYGLAGDDSIDGDSGNDTLNGGGGNDFLEGGAGINSADYSDAAAAVTVDLDAGSAAGGAGHDTLSNIQIVIGSAFNDSLYADLSVNNNTLVGGAGDDRLDLGYYNSSNNQLQGGVGNDTLIADCTYGNNDLDGGEGNDLLTADQVLNSNTLRGGSGDDTLIANAGAINRPPRPGYGNNYLDGGDGNDRLMVGESFGGRGIATLIGGAGDDTLITASGNDILDGGTGFDIVDYSQGAYITLNMAVTVTNVEKVIGSHYDDIILGSADNDTILGSSSSYVPKGGIWNPPPSDDDSIDGGSGDDSLDGRYGNDTLIGGIGNDVLLGNAGDDILKGGVGDDTLNGGAGNDTVDYSDATDVVAVNLKTGLATGGAGNDSLSSIEAVIGSKFDDSLYGGNGDNTLNGGAGNDTLRGGLGNDYLDGERGHNTADYSDATAGVYVDLSFGWVSGGAGDDFLYNIQAVIGSKFNDTIYNDGLLDNTLIGGAGNDILDASYNWALVPPNNLLQGEAGNDTLIGGAGNDTLDGGVGTDTVSYAYVAAAVNVNLSTGTATGGDGTDSLWAIEGVIGSSFNDSLTGSMGNDTLNGGLGDDSLDGGAGTDIASYVDATAAVNVNLSTGTATGGDGTDSLWAIEGVIGSSFNDTLTGSTGNDLLLGGLGNDSLNGGAGKDTLTGGEGDDLLIGGLGNDKLTGGTGADQFIFNSASEGIDTLSDFTVSQGDKIVVSAAGFGGSLIAGVPISATQWVLGTTATINGSQFFYDSSTGRLLFDLDGTGIKAATQIAILSTKPLIDSNSIVVV
- a CDS encoding carbonic anhydrase, giving the protein MDNNKPLMNLSRRNAIKYGGGFLGTGLLAAALGSNLNSPEPVVAQSEVNSEQALAQLMAGNKRFVAGKSKYPNQNLTRLQQVALGQKPFAAVLSCADSRVPVEIIFDQGFGDIFVVRDAGNIATDEEIGSLEFGTLVLGAKVLLVIGHEACGAVVSTLKGAEVPGSISSIIEAIEPAVATYKGQQDNKQAVRQAVEANVRYQVKTLEKSPVLSKLIQEGKLKIVGAYYSLSTREITLVS
- a CDS encoding fasciclin domain-containing protein, giving the protein MPDIVDIAVSNENFQTLVAAVSAANLVDTLKSPGPFTVFAPTDAAFAKLPPGTITTLLQNIPQLTRILCYHVVPGKLFKADLEKVSEVTSVEGSLISVDCSNGDFEVKNASVVLADIEADNGVIHVIDNVILMGKK
- a CDS encoding NAD(P)H-quinone oxidoreductase subunit F; this translates as MSHFFSQTIWLVPCYALIGAILALPWSPGIIRQTGPRPAGYINMIMTLTGFIHSLLAISDTWKMPPQYLSFNWLHTSSLTISLDLEITAVNIGALLLITGLNFAAQTYAIGYLEMDWGWARFFSLMALFEAGMCSLVLCNSLFFSYVVLEILTLGTYLLIGYWFNQSLVVTGARDAFLTKRVGDLVLLMGVVALLPLAGTWNYTELAAWAKTAHLDPTVANLLCLALIAGPLGKCAQMPLHLWLDEAMEGPMPATILRNTIIVSTGAWVLIKLQPVLALSPTTLGVMTTIGSLTAILAGLIAIAQIDIKRSLSYTVSAYMGLIFIAVGTGQTQVALNLLLTYAIAMSVLIMSIGGIVLNNISQDLTQYGGLWSRRPISGICYLVGAASLVAFPPLGGFWSLIEMASNLAPSYPFLFGVLLVVNGLTTFSVTREFTLIFGGKPKPMTVRSPEGLWAVVLPMTIMMGFALHVPILLSQWNLLPAWETLDLTVVSELIISTVVGGGLAAFIYLNDGITKPIQLQPKALQDFFAYDLYTAQIYKVTIVFVVGLVSQLIAWFDRFIVDGVVNLVGLATVFSGQGLKYNVSGQTQSYVLTIVLGIALLGIALCYPLISFLH